CTAGAGGAAGTAAAAGTCGTAACAAGGTTTCCGTAGGTGAACCTGCGGAAGGATCATTACCGGTGGGGCTCGGCGCCTGCCGCGTTGCCGGGCCGTCCGGCCGGCCGCGCGCGCGGCGTCGCTCGCACGCCCGCTCCGTTCGAACGCTCGGCCCCCCGGCCCGCCGGCCTCGGTCGGCACCGGGGAGGCCACACGCCCTTCCCGTCGAGGCcgcgcgccgcagccccagagagagAGTGACGGAGGCGCGCGGAACCCTCCGGGCGGGGGGGGATTTCGGGGGAGAGAGAAGAGCGAGCCGAGGGGGGGGGGGGCCGCTCGGCGCGGCCAGGCGCGCCGCGCGCGCCCGTCACCGTGCGCGCGGGCGGGGCTGACCCCGCGCTACACCGCGCGTCGCGGCCGGGCCTCGAAGCGCGGCGCGCCGGGCCGCCGTCGCGgcggctttcctcctcctcctcctcctcctcctcctcctcccccccgccTCGCGCCGGTCTGCCGCCGGTCCGTCCccgccggggagcggggccgcggccggccccgagcctcccgcccACGGCGGCCGGCGCCGCCGAACGCCGGTCGCCGGGTGTCGCGTGCGGGCGCCCCGCTGGCGGCGGCCCGAGTTCTCCCGAGGCCGGCTCTCCTCGGAGCGCGCGAGAAAGCCGCCCGGGTGCCGGGAGGGAGGGGTGCTCGGCACGGCCCCTCCCGGAGGCGCGCCCGTCCCTCCCCTCGCTGCTTCGCCCGTCGAGCGACGGCCGGCCGTCCGGCCGTGGCACCCGTCGGCGGCCGATGTGGAAATGGCGAGGGAGCGGGTGGCGGGGGCGCCTTCGGGGCTCGGAGGAGGCGGCTCCTCCGGCCCTTCCCGCACCGGGGAGCGGGGCTTTGCCGCGCCGGCGGAGCTCCCGCTCTCGGGCCGAGCGGTGCCCCTCGCGCGGCCGAGGGCCGAGCCCTCCGGGCGTTCCGGGCCGCGCTTcggggcgcgcgcgcgcgcgggcgCGGCGCGCTCGGCGGTCGGGCCGCGTCCCcgcgccggcggggcggcccgAGCCGCGGCGGTCCTCTCGGGCGCAGCGCCGGGCTACTGAGGGAAACCCCGGGCCCCGAGAAGGACGCGGCGGTGGTGGCGGCAGACGGCGGGCGCGCCCCCGCCGGTGGACGCTCCCCCGAGGGCGGCAGCGGGGGAGGCACCCCGGCGGGGCCATGCAGGTCGTTTCCCTCGCCCCAGGGCCAGGTACCTAGCGCTCCGCGCCTCGGCGGTTCCCCCCCCAGGTTTCCCCCCTCGGCGTCGCCAAACGCCGCTGCGGGGGTGCCGAAAGGGGGCCGGCGAGCCGGGCGGCGGTTTAAAGACTCGGGCGGCTCGGCGCGGCCCGCCgtggcggcggcggtgccggcggcggcggcggcggcggcggcggttgtcGCCGGGCGGCGGTGCGGCGCCACTGAGGGGTGGGGAGCAGCTACTCCCGCCGAGCCCCTGCGGTGGTGTCCGCGGCCGCCGGCCGCGCTCCCTCCGTCgtggtcgtcgtcgtcgtcgtccccGCCGCACGCGCGCGCGGGGGTAACCGCGCCGCGCCGGGGAGGGGCGCCCTGCCCCCCCCTCTCCGCGGCCCGGCCTCGGCGGAGAGGCCGCGGCGCGCGGTCGGCCGCGGGGGCCGACCCGCTCGCCTCGTCGTAACGGGCGACGCCGGCAGAGAGCGCCCGCTCTCTGCCTTTCCTCGGCCGCGGGGTTGCGGCCGCCGGGGCCCGCCGCGCTCTCTCCTCGGCCCGCTTGCCGCGGTGTCTCGCGCGCGCGGCGCCGCGTCCCGCGCGTCCGGCCCCTCTCCCCTCGGCGGCCTTTCCTCCTCGAACGCACCGGCGGCGCCGTCCGCCGGCCGTCCCCCGCCCGGCTCGatcgcccgcccgcccggggggcGAGCGTCCGGCGGGCCCTCCGTCGGCGGAGGCCCGCGAGCGCGGGCGACCCCgtgccgagcggcggcggcgccgctcgaCGGGTGTCCCCCCCAGCGGGGACGGTCGGCCGGAGGGCGCCCGCCGTCGCCGGCGGCGGTCCCGTCCCGGGCCCTGCACGTCGCGTCCTCCGTCGCCCTTCCCGGCCGCGTGTGGGCCGTAGGAAGGCGTGCGGGCGGCCGCGGGGGCGCTTCCCCCGCCCGGTCTCCGCGTGAAAACGAGGAGAGCGGGCGTTGCCCCCCGGCTCAGCGCCGTACGCCTTCCGCCGGGCGCGTGCCGAGGCAAGGGGCCCCGGCGGTGcgacgcggcggcggcggccccgggagtGCGGCCCCGGCGACGGCGGGGCCTGCCGTCCGGCAGGCCTCGGGCGCTGGCGACGCCGGCTCGGGTCTCGGTGGCGTCCGcctccggggccggcggcggagcgCGTCCGCCCGGACGCTGGCCCGCCCGGCGGGAGCCGTCCCGCCGGGCGGGAAGGCGCGCCGGCGGCACGGCCGTCGTCGCGTGCCGTCTCGAGCGGGGTGAGGCCGCCGTGGAAGAGAGAGAGCCGGCcgcgcggcggcgcggcggcgcgccGCGAGCCCCGCGGTGAAGGGGGCCGAAGGGGAGCCGGCGTGTGCGGGGGCCGACGGCCGCGCCCCCGGCCGCGTGTGGCCcgagccgtgtgtgtgtgtgtgcgcgtcgTCCCGTGAAAGCGAGAGCGGGCGGGCCGCCGTGCCCCCCGCGTGCCCGGCGCGCGCCGCGTGGCCCTCCGCGCGGAGGCCGGGCCGAGCCCGGGCGCCTGGGCCGCCTCCGAAGGACGGCATGTGAGGTCGGCGTCTCCCCTCGCGGGGGGAGGCGGTCGGGGGCGCGGGCTCCCCCGCCTCTTGGCGGTCCTTCGGAGCGTGGGCTTCTccgatctctttttttccccttccgttTCTCTGTGTGCTCGTACGGTCGAAGCCAGGCGCGCGCCCGCGCGTCCTCGGCGCGAGAGACAAAGGGGCCGCTCGGCCTGAGCGGCGCCCGAAAGCCAGACAACTCTTAGCGGTGGATCACTCGGCTCGTGCGTCGATGAAGAACGCAGCTAGCTGCGagaattaatgtgaattgcaggacacattgatCATCGACACTTCGAACGCACTTGCGGCCCCGGGTTCCTCCCGGGGCTACGCCTGTCTGAGCGTCGCTTGACGATCAATCGCCGTCCGGGGGCCACCCCGGCGGCGCGGCTGGGGTCGCCTCGCAGGCCCGTtgcccgcggcgggcggcggcggcggcggcggcggcggcggcgtcccgccggtgcccggagggaaggcggtcaggcGGTTCGGCGAGGGAAGCGTTTCCCTCGGCGGCCCCGATCCCCTTGCCTGCGGCCCGGCGGGCGTCGTCGTCgcggtcgtcgtcgtcgtcgtcgcggTCGCCGCGCAGGGCCTTCGTCCCCCTAAATGCAGACTCGGGGAGCGCTCCGTAGCTCCCCGCTCCCGGAGCGAGCCGCTGGGGCGGAGCTCGTCctcgccggggccgcgccgcggaTGCGGTGGCGGCGGCCGGGGGGAGAGCGAGAGACGGCGTCGAAAGCGCCGCCGAGGGCCGAGAGaacggagagagagagagcgagagagaaGGGCGAGAAGGGAGGCGAGGCGCGGGCCTCGCCCCCGGCCTTCCCCCCCCCGTGCGGGCGGCTGTCTGCGGGTGGGTACCGCGGCGGTACCGTGCCGTGCTGCCGCGCGCGCGCGAGGCGAGGGGGCCGGGGACAGGGGGTGcggaccccctcctcccttcgcccgccctcctcctcctcctcctgccgttcTGTCGCGGTCTCGGGGGCGCCGAGGGCGCCGTCGCACCACTCTCTCTCCCCCGCGCGGGGCCGTCTCTGCCGCGTTGCTCTCCCTTTTCGGTTCTCGTCTCCGGGATGGGGCTCTCCGGTCTCCCGGCGGccttccgtccgtccgtccgtccgtgcgtGCGTCCGTCCGTCTCTCTCTCCGGAGGCTCGGAGAgagagggggcggcggcggcggcggcggcggcggcggggggcgcgggagaCCAAAGGCGGCCGTCggcgcgcgcccgcgcgcgcggcggccaagctttgggcttgcgacctcagatcagacgtggcgacccgctgaatttaagcatattagtcagcggaggaaaagaaactaacgagGATTCCCTCAGTAACGGCGAGCgaagagggaaaagcccagcgCCGAATCCCCGCCCCGCGGTGGGGCGCGGGACATGTGGCGTACAGAAGCCCCAATCCCCGGCGGCGCTCTCGGGGGACCCAAgtccttgtgatcgaggccgcagccCGCGGACGGTGTGAGGCCGGTAGCGGCCCCCCggcgcgccgggcccggggcttctcggagtcgggttgcttgggaatgcagcccaaagcgggtggtaaactccatctaaggctaaataccggcacgagaccgatagccaacaagtaccgtaagggaaagttgaaaagaactttgaagagagagttcaagagggcgtgaaaccgttaagaggtaaacgggtggggcccGCGCAGTCCGCCCGGAGGATTCAACCCGGCGAGTTGCGGTCGGCCGGCGCGGGTCCGGCGGATCCtcgcctccgcctcccctccgTCCCCCGGGCGAACCCCGTccgcgggggcgggccggggggggcgggcCGGTGCGGGGACCGCCGCCCGGCCGGCGGCCGGCCCTGGCCGGGCGCATTTCCTCCGCGGCGGTGCGCCGCGACCGGCTCCGGGTCGGCTGGGAAGGCCTCCGGCGGGCAGGTGGCCCGGCGCCGCGCGAGCGGCGGCGGGTGTTACAGCCCCCGGGCAGCAGGTCTCGCCgaatcccggggccgagggagaggaccgccgccgcgccctcctccccccccgtcggcggcgccgtggcggggggcgtcgctgcggcggcgcccccgcagcgcggcgtttcgcgcgggggtgcgggggccgggcccgccggcccccggcgccgctgtcaaccggggcggactgcgctcagtgcgccccgaccgcgcggcgccgccgggccgggctcacgggccgcgctggggcgcccGGGGTCCGCGGCGATGTCGGCTACCCACCCgacccgtcttgaaacacggaccaaggagtctagcacgtgcgcgagtcaggggccgttgtcgaaagcccgcggcgcaatgaaggtgagggccggcgcgcgccggctgaggtgggatcccggggcgcgtgtcgcgcctggcagccccgggcgcaccaccggcccgtctcgcccgccgccccctcgcggggccggggaggtggagcgtgagcgtccgtgctaggacccgaaagatggtgaactatgcctgggcagggcgaagccagaggaaactctggtggaggtccgtagcggtcctgacgtgcaaatcggtcgtccgacccgggtctaggggcgaaagactaatcgaaccatctagtagctggttccctccgaagtttccctcaggatagctggcactcggcaatgggcagttttacccGGTAAAGCGAATGATTAGAGGTCTTGGGGCCGAAacgatctcaacctattctcaaactttcaatgggtaagggggccggctcgctggcgtggagccgcgccgtggaatgcgagtgctcagtgggccacttttggtaagcagaactggcgctgcgggatgaaccgaacgccgggttaaggcgcccgatgccgacgctcatcagagcccagaaaaggtgttggttgatctagacagcaggacggtggccatggaagtcggaatccgctaaggagtgtgtaacaactcacctgccgaatcaactagccctgaaaatggatggcgctggagcgtcgggcccatacccggccgtcgccggcagtgcgatgcccgcgggggctaggccgcgacgagtaggagggccgctgcggtgcgcctcgaagcctggggcgtgggcccgggtggagccgccgcaggtgcagatcttggtggtagtagcaaatattcaaacgagagctttgaaggccgaagtggagcagggttccatgtgaacagcagttgaacatgggtcagtcggtcctaagcgataggcgagcgccgttccgaaagggcgggcgatggcctccgttgccctcagccgatcgaaagggagtcgggttcagatccccgaatccggagtggcggagacgggcgccgcgaggcgcccagtgcggtgacgcaaccgatcccggagaagccggcgggagccccggggagagttctcttttctttgtgaagggccgggcgccctggaatgggttcgccccgagagaggggcccgcgccttggaaagcgtcgcggttccggcggcgtccggtgagctctcgctggcccgtgaaaatccgggggagagggtgtaagtctcgcgccgggccgtacccatatccgcagcaggtctccaaggtgaacagcctctggcatgttggaacaatgtaggtaagggaagtcggcaagccggatccgtaacttcgggataaggattggctctaagggctgggtcggtcgggctggggcgcgaagcggggctgggcgcgcgCCGCGGCTGGACGAGGCGCCGCGCGCGGGTGAGTGCGCTCCGCGTGGCCCGCCCGGGCGCcggggcgcgcgcgcgcgcgcgcgcggcggCGACTCTGGACGCGCGCCGGGCCCTTCCCGTGGATCGCCCCAGCTGCGGcgggcgccgcccgcccccccctccgcccgccctccgccttgccgcggccggcgccccagcggcggccgccgccgccgtcgtCGTCGCGCGCCGCCTCCCCGGCGGCGCGCGCGCGCACGCGCGGCCGGCGCGCGGCCGCGGCCGGCGTCGGCCGAGCGGTTCGCgcgggggagggtccccggggggggtccccgggccggcgccccgcctcggccggcgcctagcagccggcttagaactggtgcggaccaggggaatccgactgtttaattaaaacaaagcatcgcgaaggcccgaggcgggtgttgacgcgatgtgatttctgcccagtgctctgaatgtcaaagtgaagaaattcaatgaagcgcgggtaaacggcgggagtaactatgactctcttaaggtagccaaatgcctcgtcatctaattagtgacgcgcatgaatggatgaacgagattcccactgtccctacctactatccagcgaaaccacagccaagggaacgggcttggcggaatcagcggggaaagaagaccctgttgagcttgactctagtctggcgctgtgaagagacatgagaggtgtagaataagtgggaggccgggcgcgcgctcggcggtgcggggcgacccgcccgccggcgtcccggccgtcggtgaaataccactactctgatcgttttttcacttacccggtgaggcgggggggcgagccccgaggggggctctcgcttctggcgccaagcggccggcgcgcgccggccgcgacccgctccggggacagcggcaggtggggagtttgactggggcggtacacctgtcaaagcgtaacgcaggtgtcctaaggcgagctcagggaggacggaaacctcccgcggagcagaagggcaaaagctcgcttgatcttgattttcagtacgaatacagaccgtgaaagcggggcctcacgatccttctggctttttgggttttaagcaggaggtgtcagaaaagttaccacagggataactggcttgtggcggccaagcgttcatagcgacgtcgctttttgatccttcgatgtcggctcttcctatcattgtgaagcagaattcaccaagcgttggattgttcacccactaatagggaacGTGAGCTGGGTTTAGACCGTcgtgagacaggttagttttaccctactgATGATGTGTTGTTGCAATAGTAATCCTGCTCAGTACGAGAGGAACCGCAGGTTCAGACCCCTGGTGCGTGCGCTTGGCTGAGGAGCCACTGGCGCGAGGCTACCATCTGCGGGCTTATGACTGAACGCCTCTAAGTCAGAATCCCGCCTAGACGTAGCGATACCGCAGCGCCGCCGGCGCCTCGGTGGGCTCGCGATAGCCGGCCGCCCGCCCGTCCGCGGGCGGGCCCGGTGAGGAGCGCCGCTCGTGGTTGGGAGCCGGAGGGGCGGACGGATGCGGCGCCGCCTCTCCCCCGTCGCGTACCGCATGATCGTGGGGCACCCGGCGCTAAATCATTCGTAGACGACCTGATTCTGGGTCAGGGTTTCGTAcgtagcagagcagctccctcgctGCGATCTATTGAGAATCAGCCCTCGACACAAGCTTTTGTCGTCGCTGCTGCCTCAGTCGAACGCCAGCGGCCGGCCCGCCGCTCCGGCGTGCGGGCGCGgtccgcttcctcctcctcctccgagaggtctctcttctctctctcggcgggccggggccgacagggggctccggcggcgccgggcgcgcGGGGCGCCCGGGCCAGCGCGGTCCGCCTTCGCGCTCTCCTCCGCGCGGGTCCCAGGCCCGATACGCGGGGTCCGGGGGCCGGGCAGCGAGCGAAGGGCCGCGTGCCGCCAGTTAGGCCAGCCACGGGGGGGGTCGCGCCGCGGGGGCGCGCCCCCGGGGGGGAGAGCAAGAGAGGCCCCGCCGGGCCGCGCGGCCTCGACTTCCCTCCGCGCGGGTCTCAGGCCCGAGACGCGGGGCGGGGGCTTGGGCGCGCGGGCCTCGAGGGCGGCGGCGGGTCTCCCCCGGCCGCTGCGCGCGGGCGCGCGGTGCGGGGCGGGGACCCGTTTGCTGCTGTCTCCGgtggcgggggtagacctggtgtcccgggcgccggcccggcccggcgggccgcGGAGGGGTGGGGGGCGTCCCCATGCGGCGAGTCGTCGGGCGGGCGCGcgcggcggcccggcccggcccggcccggcccggcccggcccccccccccccccccccccccccccccgtcgggGCGGGCAAGGCAAGGGCCGGGTACGGCGGGTCTCCTCGCCCTGGCGAGGGGCGGAGCCGGTCTTCCCGCTGCGCCCCTCGGCCGGGCTTTGCCTAGCCGcctggggtagaccaggtgtccccggcgggacttgggctacggcagcccagggctcggggtagacctgctgtccacgccggacttaggctacggcagcccagggctcggggtagacctgctgtccacgccggacttaggctacggcagcccagggctcggggtagacctgctgtccacgccggacttaggctacggcagcccagggctcggggtagacctgctgtccacgccggacttaggctacggcggcCCAGGGCTcgaggaagacctggtgtccccggcgggactTGGGATACGGCAgcccaggccccggggtagacctggtgtcctaatacccggggtagacctggtgtccaaggccccggggtagacctggtgtcccgggccccggggtagacctggtgtcccgggccccggggtagacctggtgtcccggggcccggggtagacctggtgtccaaggccccggggtagacctggtgtcccgggccccggggtagacctggtgtccaaggccccggggtagacctggtgtcccagggcccggggtagacctggtgtccaagggcccggggtagacctggtgtcccgggccccggggtagacctggtgtcccggggcccggggtagacctggtgtcccggggcccggggtagacctggtgtcctaatacccggggtagacctggtgtcccgggccccggggtagacctggtgtcccgggccccggggtagacctggtgtcctaagacccggggtagacctggtgtcccgggccccggggtagacctggtgtcccggggcccggggtagacctgttgtccaaggccccggggtagacctggtgtcccgggccccggggtagacctggtgtcccagggcccggggtagacctggtgtcccagggcccggggtagacctggtgtccaagggcccggggtagacctggtgtcccagggcccggggtagacctggtgtccaaggccccggggtagacctggtgtccaaggccccggggtagacctggtgtcccagggccccgggtagacctggtgtccaagggcccggggtagacctggtgtgccagggcccggggtagacctggtgtccaaggccccggggtagacctggtgtcccgggccccggggtagacctggtgtcccgggacccggggtagacctggtgtcccggggcccggggtagacctggtgtccaaggccccggggtagacctggtgtcccgggccccggggtagacctggtgtccaagggcccggggtagacctggtgtcccgggacccggggtagacctggtgtccaagggcccggggtagacctggtgtccaagggcccggggtagacctggtgtccaagg
This window of the Melospiza melodia melodia isolate bMelMel2 chromosome 17, bMelMel2.pri, whole genome shotgun sequence genome carries:
- the LOC134425988 gene encoding collagen alpha-1(I) chain-like; its protein translation is MINVPSGPFVSRAEDARARAWLRPYEHTEKRKGKKRDRRSPRSEGPPRGGGARAPDRLPPRGETPTSHAVLRRRPRRPGSARPPRGGPRGARRARGGHGGPPALAFTGRRAHTHTRLGPHAAGGAAVGPRTRRLPFGPLHRGARGAPPRRRAAGSLSSTAASPRSRRHATTAVPPARLPARRDGSRRAGQRPGGRAPPPAPEADATETRAGVASARGLPDGRPRRRRGRTPGAAAAASHRRGPLPRHAPGGRRTALSRGATPALLVFTRRPGGGSAPAAARTPSYGPHAAGKGDGGRDVQGPGRDRRRRRRAPSGRPSPLGGTPVERRRRRSARGRPRSRASADGGPAGRSPPGRAGDRAGRGTAGGRRRRCVRGGKAAEGRGAGRAGRGAARARHRGKRAEERARRAPAAATPRPRKGRERALSAGVARYDEASGSAPAADRAPRPLRRGRAAERGGQGAPPRRGAVTPARACGGDDDDDDHDGGSAAGGRGHHRRGSAGVAAPHPSVAPHRRPATTAAAAAAAAGTAAATAGRAEPPESLNRRPARRPPFGTPAAAFGDAEGGNLGGEPPRRGALGTWPWGEGNDLHGPAGVPPPLPPSGERPPAGARPPSAATTAASFSGPGVSLSSPALRPRGPPRLGPPRRRGDAARPPSAPRPRARAPRSAARNARRARPSAARGAPLGPRAGAPPARQSPAPRRPRHPLPRHFHIGRRRVPRPDGRPSLDGRSSEGRDGRASGRGRAEHPSLPAPGRLSRALRGEPASGELGPPPAGRPHATPGDRRSAAPAAVGGRLGAGRGPAPRRGRTGGRPARGGGEEEEEEEEEEESRRDGGPARRASRPGRDARCSAGSAPPARTVTGARGAPGRAERPPPPSARSSLSPEIPPRPEGSARLRHSLSGAAARGLDGKGVWPPRCRPRPAGRGAERSNGAGVRATPRARPAGRPGNAAGAEPHR